A single genomic interval of Chitinophaga sp. 180180018-3 harbors:
- a CDS encoding ketoacyl-ACP synthase III, with translation MAIVIKGTGHALPGQTIGNAAIVSRMNTTEEFIETRTGVLTRRHVTPDKGVSSLLIPACLAAIAKAGLTPRDIDMMIINTLSPDHHDPSEACFIQPALGLGHIPVFDIRAQCSGLLYGVEIAYSRLLAGRSKHVLIACGEVLSKRMDTSDEGRNLSILLGDGAGAIVLSRDDDHPGGVIDLLIKADGSQYRLLWTEAPGTAQPHYTRTDTTAHFRMNGKHMFKDATSRICEVALEILERNGLGPGDVDIILPHQPNLRILDNVREQLGVPPEKMVTNVQHYGNMASASLPVTISEYIHQQDPAPGTLALVLTYGSGATWGAMLYRF, from the coding sequence ATGGCGATAGTAATAAAAGGAACCGGTCATGCCCTGCCCGGGCAAACCATCGGCAATGCTGCTATTGTAAGCAGGATGAACACTACGGAAGAATTCATTGAAACCCGGACGGGCGTATTAACCCGCAGGCATGTAACGCCCGATAAAGGGGTCAGCAGCCTGCTGATACCAGCCTGTCTGGCTGCCATAGCAAAGGCGGGCCTTACACCCCGGGATATCGACATGATGATCATCAATACCCTCAGTCCTGATCACCACGATCCGTCTGAAGCCTGTTTTATCCAGCCGGCGCTGGGCCTCGGCCACATACCGGTATTTGATATCAGGGCGCAATGTTCCGGCCTGCTATACGGCGTGGAAATCGCCTATTCCAGGTTGCTGGCCGGACGGAGCAAACATGTGCTGATTGCATGTGGCGAGGTGTTGTCTAAAAGAATGGATACTTCAGATGAAGGGAGGAATTTGTCGATTTTACTGGGAGATGGCGCCGGCGCCATCGTATTAAGCCGGGACGACGATCACCCCGGCGGCGTGATTGATTTGCTGATTAAAGCCGATGGCAGCCAGTACCGGCTGTTATGGACCGAGGCGCCAGGCACTGCACAGCCACATTACACCCGCACTGATACAACGGCTCATTTCCGGATGAACGGAAAGCATATGTTCAAAGATGCTACTTCGAGGATCTGCGAAGTGGCGCTGGAGATACTGGAAAGAAATGGCCTCGGGCCTGGCGACGTAGATATTATACTACCTCATCAGCCTAATCTACGTATACTCGATAACGTTAGAGAACAACTGGGCGTACCTCCGGAAAAAATGGTGACCAATGTTCAGCATTACGGTAACATGGCCTCTGCCTCTCTTCCGGTTACCATCAGTGAATACATACATCAGCAGGATCCGGCGCCTGGTACGCTGGCGCTGGTGTTGACTTATGGCTCAGGGGCCACCTGGGGCGCCATGTTGTACCGATTCTGA
- a CDS encoding AMP-binding protein, translating to MQYNLAERILMSVSDHDNEHQILFNNQFLKGDFICEQTGRFAGGFHTAGILPEQRVLLLLKDSPTFIYSFLALLKIGAIPVPLNPKTEPETLAYILDDSRAAAIIIDDAEQERLKTVFRQAIFIAPDKIFRESQLNDTAFLSSRPTFFYRKKPNSIAFWQYTSGTSGRPKAVQHSQDTMLINTKLFATDTLGIHQHDRIYSVPKMFFGYGLGNSFFFPLLTGASVLIDGQWPDPASVAANIIHYKPSVFFGVPKMYAALLHSPTPELTAALKEVRLFFSAGSPLPAALYEKWKAYTRHPILDGIGCTEVGHVFLTNKPGSHGAGNTGNVVEGYDLQLNYSHSEPKEKQVAGELCVKTPYPLAGYWEDPVRNNAKFRDGWYHTGDLFSKADNGTYVYHGRKDELFKSNGRWVNPSAFESRLLSSVSGIEECMLLDLPDEESLIAMLLLVVGKEDTKSAVTSYIKSNVESHCRPRDIAYLPELPRNANGKISRTVLRSQYQQYFQHKKN from the coding sequence ATGCAATATAATCTTGCAGAGAGAATTCTCATGTCTGTTAGTGACCACGACAATGAGCACCAGATCCTATTCAACAATCAATTCCTGAAGGGCGATTTTATTTGTGAACAAACAGGACGTTTTGCGGGCGGATTCCATACTGCCGGCATTCTTCCTGAACAGAGAGTGTTGTTGCTATTAAAAGACAGTCCCACCTTCATTTACTCATTCCTGGCCTTGTTAAAGATCGGCGCCATACCGGTGCCGCTTAATCCGAAAACAGAGCCGGAAACGCTGGCTTATATACTGGACGACAGCCGGGCAGCGGCCATTATAATAGACGATGCAGAACAGGAACGGCTCAAGACGGTATTTCGGCAGGCGATATTTATTGCGCCGGATAAAATCTTCCGGGAAAGCCAGTTGAATGATACCGCTTTTCTTTCTTCCAGGCCCACTTTTTTTTATCGGAAGAAACCCAACAGTATTGCATTCTGGCAATATACATCCGGCACCTCCGGAAGACCGAAGGCTGTACAGCATAGCCAGGATACAATGCTCATCAACACAAAACTGTTTGCCACCGACACGCTTGGCATCCATCAACACGACCGGATCTATTCCGTTCCAAAAATGTTTTTCGGATACGGCCTCGGCAACAGCTTTTTCTTTCCGTTACTGACGGGCGCCAGCGTTTTAATCGACGGCCAATGGCCAGACCCCGCCAGTGTTGCAGCCAACATCATACATTATAAGCCCAGCGTCTTTTTTGGCGTGCCTAAAATGTACGCGGCTTTATTGCATTCGCCTACTCCGGAACTGACAGCAGCACTGAAGGAAGTGCGACTATTCTTTTCTGCCGGTTCTCCGTTACCGGCTGCTTTGTATGAAAAGTGGAAAGCATATACCCGCCATCCGATACTGGATGGTATCGGTTGTACGGAGGTAGGCCACGTATTCCTTACCAATAAGCCCGGCAGCCATGGCGCCGGAAATACAGGGAATGTAGTGGAAGGCTATGATCTGCAACTCAACTATAGCCATAGCGAGCCGAAGGAAAAACAGGTTGCGGGAGAACTGTGTGTAAAAACGCCTTATCCGCTGGCCGGATACTGGGAAGATCCCGTAAGGAACAATGCCAAATTCCGGGATGGCTGGTATCATACCGGCGATCTGTTCAGCAAGGCCGACAACGGTACCTATGTTTATCATGGCCGCAAGGATGAATTGTTTAAATCCAATGGCCGGTGGGTAAATCCGAGTGCCTTTGAATCCCGGTTACTCAGTTCAGTATCAGGTATTGAAGAATGCATGCTGCTGGACCTTCCTGATGAGGAATCGCTTATCGCTATGTTGTTACTTGTTGTTGGGAAGGAAGATACGAAGAGCGCTGTTACCAGCTATATTAAGAGCAATGTCGAAAGCCATTGCCGACCGAGAGATATCGCCTATTTACCCGAGCTTCCCCGGAATGCTAACGGGAAGATATCCCGGACAGTGCTCAGATCGCAGTATCAACAATATTTTCAGCATAAAAAGAATTAA
- a CDS encoding ABC transporter permease, with amino-acid sequence MKEFIRLLKREFKLFIGNSTLRTVFFLAPVFYATLLGFVYKSGKVENIPVIVIDKDNTPLSNQLVEMLGDNKSIKVLKYLREPDNVNSEVIRKEAAAVVMLPSRFEADILQKKYPEVNVYVNTGNVLTANFASKALQLTIGTFSAGVSIKGLQKMGMPAVRAATQYEPFKTNYITLFNTTSNYLIFMWPAMLAVVLQQVILLAMAVSFAAEFQRGSFVEEYRGMRRWAFPIMLIKVIPIWLFSILIVAVYYLMHILFRVPLPEGILNFIWLTAFFVGSASFLGVFVSILIPDALKATQILMVIASPAFIISGFTWPLSAMPSFVQFMANIIPLTPFLQAFKILLIQKGAVGLTFPYIRHLGILLLVYAFIGWLALKIKLWRMFRAAR; translated from the coding sequence ATGAAAGAATTTATCCGATTGTTGAAACGTGAGTTCAAGCTGTTCATTGGCAATTCCACCCTGCGCACCGTCTTTTTCCTGGCGCCGGTCTTTTATGCCACACTGCTGGGTTTTGTGTACAAAAGCGGGAAGGTGGAGAATATACCTGTAATCGTAATCGATAAAGATAATACCCCGTTATCTAACCAGTTGGTGGAGATGTTGGGAGATAATAAAAGTATTAAGGTGCTGAAATATCTGCGGGAGCCCGACAACGTGAACAGTGAAGTGATCAGGAAAGAAGCAGCTGCTGTAGTGATGCTCCCTTCCCGTTTTGAAGCGGATATATTGCAGAAGAAATATCCTGAAGTGAATGTATATGTTAACACCGGAAACGTATTAACGGCCAACTTCGCTTCCAAGGCATTGCAGCTGACCATTGGTACATTTTCCGCGGGTGTATCCATCAAGGGATTACAGAAAATGGGGATGCCGGCAGTGAGGGCAGCCACCCAGTATGAGCCTTTCAAAACCAACTATATCACGCTCTTCAATACTACCAGTAACTACCTGATTTTTATGTGGCCGGCCATGCTGGCGGTAGTACTGCAACAGGTGATCCTGCTGGCGATGGCCGTTAGCTTTGCAGCGGAGTTCCAGCGGGGTTCTTTCGTGGAAGAGTACCGTGGCATGCGCAGATGGGCCTTCCCTATTATGCTGATAAAAGTGATTCCCATCTGGCTTTTTTCTATCCTGATTGTTGCAGTTTATTATCTGATGCATATTCTTTTCCGGGTGCCATTGCCGGAAGGTATTCTGAACTTTATATGGCTTACTGCATTTTTTGTAGGCTCCGCCTCCTTCCTCGGTGTATTTGTGAGCATACTTATACCGGATGCGTTAAAAGCCACGCAAATACTGATGGTGATTGCTTCGCCGGCGTTTATCATCAGCGGCTTTACCTGGCCGCTCAGCGCTATGCCGTCTTTCGTTCAGTTTATGGCCAACATTATTCCACTGACGCCGTTTTTACAGGCATTTAAAATTCTGTTGATTCAGAAAGGCGCGGTGGGACTAACGTTTCCGTATATACGACATTTGGGTATTCTGTTACTCGTTTATGCATTCATAGGCTGGCTGGCATTGAAGATAAAGCTCTGGCGGATGTTCAGGGCTGCAAGATAA
- a CDS encoding lipocalin-like domain-containing protein, translated as MQPTIGNLIVGSWALTNCVDWDANGQSLHFFGSTPSGILMYDEKGHMNVQIMNPERPRFKSDAMGVCTPEEASAAFLGYNAYYGRYSEEQPGEISHVVEGSLFPNFIGIRFIRYATLQDDKLVLKTPPLVVYDKPMTFQLTWQRL; from the coding sequence ATGCAACCCACTATTGGAAACCTTATAGTCGGCTCCTGGGCCCTGACTAACTGCGTCGACTGGGACGCCAACGGACAATCACTTCATTTCTTTGGATCCACACCTTCCGGTATTCTAATGTACGACGAGAAAGGTCACATGAATGTTCAGATCATGAATCCTGAAAGACCCAGATTCAAGTCGGATGCAATGGGCGTCTGTACGCCGGAAGAAGCTTCTGCGGCATTCCTCGGATATAACGCCTACTATGGGCGTTATTCCGAGGAACAGCCTGGTGAGATCTCCCATGTGGTAGAAGGCAGCCTTTTTCCCAATTTTATCGGAATCAGGTTTATCCGTTACGCCACCTTACAAGACGACAAACTGGTGTTGAAAACGCCTCCCCTGGTAGTGTACGATAAACCCATGACTTTTCAGCTTACCTGGCAACGGCTGTAA
- a CDS encoding response regulator transcription factor: MNKEIKIAIADDHALFRRGITSLINFFPGYKVLFEAADGKDFIRQLRQDSLPDIALLDISMPNMDGYATAHWINTYYPQINVLALSTMDAESAIIRMMKNGAKGYVLKDAEPEELKLAFDEVLQHGCFYNEQITRKVMKSLNALSSENNISGFVKLTERETEFLKLLCTEKTYNEIAAEMFVSPRTAEGYRNALCEKLQLKSRTGLVLYAIKNGLVKI; the protein is encoded by the coding sequence ATGAATAAAGAAATAAAAATTGCTATTGCAGACGATCACGCTTTGTTTCGCAGAGGAATTACATCCCTTATCAATTTTTTTCCGGGATACAAAGTGCTGTTCGAAGCCGCTGATGGAAAGGATTTCATCCGGCAGCTCCGCCAGGATTCACTGCCGGATATTGCGCTGCTCGATATCAGTATGCCCAATATGGATGGTTACGCCACCGCCCATTGGATCAATACCTATTACCCTCAGATCAACGTGCTGGCCCTGAGCACGATGGATGCGGAATCTGCTATCATTAGAATGATGAAAAACGGTGCCAAAGGTTACGTACTGAAGGATGCCGAACCAGAAGAGCTGAAGCTGGCCTTCGATGAGGTGCTTCAGCACGGATGTTTCTATAACGAGCAGATTACAAGAAAAGTCATGAAATCATTAAACGCGTTATCTTCCGAAAACAACATTTCCGGGTTTGTAAAGTTAACCGAAAGGGAAACCGAGTTTTTAAAATTACTTTGTACGGAGAAAACATATAACGAAATAGCTGCGGAGATGTTTGTTAGTCCTCGTACGGCGGAGGGATACCGCAATGCGCTTTGTGAGAAGTTACAACTGAAAAGCCGTACCGGCCTGGTACTTTATGCCATCAAAAATGGGTTGGTGAAGATATAG
- a CDS encoding MBL fold metallo-hydrolase has protein sequence MWINKPGKVNAALFLLGTPDNPLYLVKTGDGWLLIEGGLLRDADLVMSQLGEIVPRLQDIRHWFITHSHYDHCGLLPVLLPHMPEVKLYASAAAIAGFRYDKYMDFVLRMQPDRETLNVTGNPFYGLIDQHFECVADGDELSFNGWNFRVLATPGHSDCHLSLYSEQQWLFASDALGHMMQPHDWFPLIFQHAGQYMESVGKVNALRVSMLALGHHGLLTDTFATTAPSNSFASTNHYIDDFGKMLNSHPAEEVAAIFSQKYAGYSKGFFNERMFKSAMLRMISILKTEGYIA, from the coding sequence ATGTGGATTAATAAACCAGGAAAAGTAAATGCAGCATTGTTTCTGCTTGGCACGCCGGACAACCCGCTTTACCTCGTAAAAACCGGTGACGGCTGGCTACTCATTGAAGGAGGCCTCTTACGTGATGCAGACCTTGTGATGTCGCAGCTTGGCGAAATAGTACCACGGCTGCAGGATATCCGGCATTGGTTCATTACCCATTCCCATTACGACCATTGTGGCCTGCTTCCCGTTCTTTTGCCTCATATGCCTGAGGTAAAATTATATGCATCCGCTGCTGCCATCGCGGGTTTCCGGTACGACAAATACATGGACTTTGTATTACGGATGCAACCGGACCGGGAAACACTCAATGTAACCGGCAATCCGTTTTACGGGCTGATTGATCAGCATTTCGAATGTGTGGCCGATGGAGATGAACTGTCGTTCAATGGCTGGAACTTCCGGGTACTGGCCACCCCGGGTCACAGCGATTGCCATCTGTCGTTGTACAGCGAACAGCAATGGTTATTTGCCTCTGATGCGTTGGGGCACATGATGCAGCCACACGACTGGTTTCCGCTCATCTTCCAGCATGCGGGCCAGTATATGGAAAGCGTTGGGAAAGTAAATGCACTGCGGGTGTCTATGCTGGCGTTAGGACATCACGGATTGCTGACGGATACATTTGCAACAACTGCGCCATCGAATAGTTTTGCCTCTACTAATCACTACATCGATGATTTTGGTAAGATGCTAAACAGCCATCCGGCGGAGGAAGTGGCAGCTATTTTTTCGCAAAAATATGCCGGTTACAGCAAGGGCTTTTTCAATGAGAGGATGTTTAAGTCGGCCATGCTCAGGATGATTTCGATCTTAAAGACAGAGGGATATATTGCATGA
- a CDS encoding TlpA disulfide reductase family protein, which yields MNQQNFAITVSDGIRRHDIDPKGNQEWHGELFAPYGLISIYYHTSDTSYIARRAFFKKGNSDVVVVSLPDTGKYYTIDEKRSVNLVPYARLGGNTYDAFIKEKQDAHLSFIMKNMSEFGSDTALRMQAFRMADTVTYKEFEFIQKFPDLYISFWVLQERILPVICLKPEEMLRYYNTVLPDKYKHSRSAEHVREILQNKVAITTNSNFPDFTAADINNNKIELSRLRGKYVLIQIWASWCGPCVREIPDLKIINDQYQGGDFRLISFNVDKDRAAFEQAVEKYAMNWTLVFGDDHIRDALSSYPIPQLYLIDKTGRTIYNNGTVKDDDHLSLLKQLLSERLEK from the coding sequence TTGAATCAGCAAAACTTTGCTATAACAGTGAGCGACGGGATCAGGCGCCACGATATAGATCCCAAAGGGAACCAGGAGTGGCACGGGGAGCTGTTTGCTCCTTATGGGTTGATCTCGATATACTACCATACCAGTGATACCAGTTATATTGCCAGAAGGGCCTTTTTTAAAAAAGGAAATTCCGATGTCGTTGTGGTATCATTGCCTGATACGGGTAAATATTATACGATCGACGAAAAGCGATCTGTAAATCTTGTTCCTTACGCCCGATTAGGAGGTAACACTTATGATGCCTTTATAAAAGAAAAACAGGATGCTCATTTAAGTTTTATCATGAAAAACATGAGCGAATTCGGAAGCGATACCGCTCTCCGGATGCAGGCATTCAGGATGGCCGATACGGTGACATATAAAGAATTTGAGTTCATTCAAAAATTCCCGGATCTATACATCTCCTTTTGGGTACTTCAGGAGAGAATACTTCCGGTGATATGCTTAAAACCGGAAGAGATGCTGCGGTATTACAATACAGTTTTGCCTGATAAATATAAACACTCCAGGTCCGCCGAACATGTACGGGAAATTCTTCAAAATAAAGTAGCTATCACCACCAACAGCAATTTTCCGGATTTTACAGCAGCCGACATCAACAATAACAAAATTGAATTATCCAGGCTCCGTGGAAAGTATGTGCTGATACAGATCTGGGCGTCGTGGTGCGGACCTTGTGTGAGGGAGATACCGGATTTAAAGATCATCAACGACCAATACCAGGGAGGTGACTTCAGGCTTATTTCATTCAATGTAGACAAGGATCGCGCGGCTTTTGAGCAGGCGGTTGAAAAATATGCCATGAACTGGACGTTGGTATTCGGAGATGATCATATCCGGGATGCATTATCGTCCTATCCGATTCCGCAACTTTACCTGATTGATAAAACCGGGCGTACGATTTACAACAACGGCACTGTAAAGGATGATGATCATCTGAGCCTGTTGAAACAATTATTATCGGAACGTTTGGAAAAATAA
- a CDS encoding sensor histidine kinase: MEVSEITYLVVFGTIAFLLFFVFIGLVVIRYYKKSKEYVEKTFLLKQSFEHNLLQARLEVQEQTFNTISQEIHDNVGQLLSLAKVQLSIAEQSETADKPLLSDIKSNLSNALNDLRDIAKSLNSDRIRQLTLAQIIEEELQRISRWGSIRYHLQVSGAEQPLSEQTKTILFRVVQECFQNILKHANATQINTDLDYTVPYLHIKITDNGVGFLQHQSNEIRSGIGLNNIKTRVALINGTIHISSTEGKGAAVTLNIPYE; encoded by the coding sequence ATGGAAGTATCGGAAATTACATACCTGGTCGTTTTTGGTACCATTGCTTTTCTCCTGTTCTTTGTTTTTATCGGATTGGTAGTTATTCGTTACTATAAAAAAAGTAAAGAGTATGTAGAGAAGACCTTTTTGCTGAAGCAGAGCTTTGAACACAATCTTCTCCAGGCCCGCCTGGAAGTACAGGAGCAAACGTTCAACACCATCAGCCAGGAAATACACGACAACGTGGGGCAGTTACTTAGCCTGGCAAAGGTGCAGTTAAGCATCGCCGAGCAAAGTGAAACGGCCGACAAACCGTTGTTGTCTGATATAAAAAGCAATCTTAGCAATGCGTTGAACGATTTACGTGATATTGCCAAAAGCCTCAATAGTGATCGCATCCGGCAACTGACCCTGGCACAGATCATTGAGGAAGAGTTGCAGCGGATCAGCCGCTGGGGCTCCATTCGATATCATCTGCAGGTAAGTGGTGCTGAACAGCCGCTTTCCGAACAAACAAAAACTATCCTCTTTCGTGTAGTACAGGAATGCTTTCAGAATATCCTGAAGCACGCCAATGCAACACAGATAAATACAGATCTTGATTACACCGTTCCATACCTGCACATAAAGATCACCGACAACGGCGTAGGCTTCCTTCAGCATCAGTCGAACGAAATACGATCAGGCATTGGTCTCAATAACATCAAAACCCGGGTAGCATTAATTAACGGAACTATTCATATCAGCAGTACTGAAGGAAAGGGCGCCGCTGTTACTTTAAATATCCCATATGAATAA
- a CDS encoding ABC transporter permease, whose translation MREEVPGLKRVVPVFSQWINVVETTDQRQEPVVKGNVKGVVATDSTYFAMVPYAWLAGSPATALNAPENVVLTESRAKSYFGTTAPEAVLGKIITYNKEKKRTVTGIVKDLGYPTEFTGQEFFRLPPATYSLGQWTSTDGANRVYLQLGPGTDTAKVLAMVTKVAGEKWEENLQDSKLPRSIKRWFKLIPLTESHFSTYIPEWEVRKASKPVMHGLIGLGLLLIIAASINFVNLATTIAIIISCLGLFGLAVLIAFQRTKEIGIRKVLGATVTGIIQMLMLDFVKLVLIALVIAAPIAWWGMSKWLQNFVYRISIEWWMFALSGAVVVLIAIFTVSFQAVRAALANPVKSLRSM comes from the coding sequence CTGCGTGAAGAAGTACCCGGCCTCAAACGGGTGGTACCGGTTTTCTCCCAATGGATCAACGTCGTGGAAACTACGGATCAACGGCAGGAACCTGTTGTTAAAGGTAACGTAAAGGGTGTGGTGGCTACTGATTCTACTTATTTTGCAATGGTGCCTTACGCCTGGTTAGCCGGCAGTCCCGCTACTGCGCTGAATGCTCCGGAAAATGTAGTGCTTACCGAAAGCCGCGCAAAAAGTTATTTTGGTACAACCGCTCCGGAGGCGGTTTTAGGGAAAATAATTACTTATAACAAAGAAAAGAAACGGACGGTAACGGGTATCGTAAAAGATCTGGGCTATCCTACAGAATTTACGGGACAGGAATTTTTCAGGCTTCCTCCTGCAACTTATTCGCTGGGCCAGTGGACCAGCACCGATGGTGCTAACCGGGTGTATCTCCAGCTGGGGCCGGGTACGGATACGGCAAAGGTGCTGGCAATGGTAACGAAGGTGGCCGGCGAAAAATGGGAGGAGAATTTGCAGGATAGCAAGCTTCCCCGCAGCATCAAACGCTGGTTCAAACTGATACCGCTGACTGAATCGCATTTTTCAACTTACATCCCTGAGTGGGAGGTACGTAAAGCCAGCAAACCGGTAATGCACGGACTCATCGGCCTGGGTCTGCTGCTGATCATTGCGGCCAGCATCAATTTTGTAAACCTCGCCACCACCATCGCTATCATTATAAGCTGCTTGGGCCTCTTCGGCCTTGCGGTGCTCATCGCATTCCAGCGTACAAAGGAAATCGGTATACGGAAAGTGCTGGGCGCTACTGTTACCGGCATCATACAGATGCTGATGTTGGATTTTGTGAAGCTCGTGCTTATTGCGTTGGTGATCGCCGCTCCCATTGCATGGTGGGGCATGTCGAAATGGCTGCAGAACTTTGTTTACCGGATCTCCATTGAATGGTGGATGTTTGCGCTGTCTGGTGCGGTAGTGGTGCTCATTGCCATATTTACGGTGAGCTTCCAGGCGGTAAGGGCGGCCCTGGCCAACCCGGTGAAGTCGCTGCGATCCATGTAA